The DNA region GACCATCATCAATGACGAGGAGATCCGCGTCTTCTTCGAGGTACCCGAGCGCCAAATGCTTGAGTTCTACCGTTACCGGGCCAACAAGGCCGCCGAGGGCATCAACAACAAAGACGTCATTGAAAAAGTCCGCCTCGAACTCGCCGACGGTACCATTTATGGCGAACTGGGTGAGATCGATTTCATTGACAACCGGGTCGACGAAAGCTCACGCACCGCCAGTATCCGAGCGATCTTCCCGAACCCTGAGTACAAACTGGCATCGGGGCTTTTCGCCACCATCGGCTATCCCGAGAAAATCAAAGACGCGGTGCTCATTCCAGCGCTCGCGGTGATGCAGGACCTGGAAGGGGACTTCGTCTGGGTCGTGGATGAAAGCGACACCGTGCGGCTGCGCCGGGTAGAGACAGGAGCCGTGGTCACCGTGAAGTCGGATGACCCGAACGTACCGAATCGACGTGAGGTGATTATTCAAAAAGGGCTGGGCAAGGACGACCGCGTCATCGTCGCCGGATTGCAACGGGCGCGCGACGGCTCGCAAGTCACACCAACGATGGCGGAAAACAACGCGGTGAAACCAGAGCAACCCGCCGAGCTCAAACTCCAGAAAGAGCAGGCCACCCAGCAATAAAGGCAACAGTGGATGAGCCCATCATCCCGGAACCCCTCGCTCGGATATGTTTAGCAAATTCTTCATCGACCGCCCGGTCTTCGCCTCGGTGGTCTCGATCGTCATCGTGGTGCTTGGGGCGGTGGCTCTGGTTGCGCTACCCGTTGCCCGCTACCCGGATCTGGCACCGCCCACGATCCAGGTCTCATGCACCTACGCCGGGGCCGACGCACGCACCGTGTCCGATACCGTCGCCGCCACCATCGAAAAGGAAGTCAACGGGGTGGAGGGCATGATCTATATGTCCAGCGTGTGCGCCAACGATGGTAGCATGAACCTTACGGTCACCTTTGAATCAGGCACAGACCTGGACATCGCCAACGTCCTGGTCCAGAACCGCGTCGCAGTCGCCCAATCGCGCCTGCCGGAAGAAGTCAAACGTACCGGGGTCACCGTCAAAAAGCGCTCGACCGACACCGTGCTCTACGCCGGCCTGATCTCGCCAGACGGCACCTATGATGATGCTTTTCTGAGCAACTACGCCAACTTGAACATCCGCGACGAAATCTACCGCGTGCCCGGGGTGGGGGACGTCACCGTCTACGGCACCGGCGAGTTCTCCATGCGCATCTGGCTCAACCCGGATCAACTGCGCGCCCGTAAACTCGCCGCCTCCGACGTCATCTCCGCGGTCCGCGAACAAAACATCCAGGTCGCCGCAGGAAAAATCGGCGCGGCCCCATCACCGGAAGGCACCGCATCCGAATACGTGCTCAGCACCACAGGCCGCCTCAGCGAGGTCAGTGAATTCGAAAACATCGTCGTCGCCACCACCGAGGGCGGACGCACCGTGCGCCTGCGCGACGTCGCCCGCGTCGAACTCGGCTCCAACGTCTACAATTTCTCATCCCGCCTCACCGGAGCCGACTCCGCTACCATCGCCATCTTCCAGATCCCGGGCTCGAACGTGATCGAAGTCGCCGATGGCGTGAAAGAAACACTCGCCCGGTTGAAGAAAGATTTCCCAGCAGGCGTCGACTACCACATCGTCTATGACTCCACCGACGTCATCAACGCGTCGATCAAGGAGGTCATCACCACACTCATCGCCACGTTGATCCTGGTGGTGCTCACGGTCTACATTTTCCTCCAGAACGCACGCGCCACCCTGATCCCGGCCGTCGCTATTCCGGTGTCATTGATCGGCACGTTTTTCGTCCTGCTCCTGCTCGGCTTCTCTCTCAACCAGCTCACCCTCTTCGGACTGGTGCTGGTCATCGGCATCGTCGTGGACGACGCCATCATCGTGGTCGAAAACACCTTCGTCCATCTGGAGAAAGGGCTAACAGGGAGGGAAGCCGCAACCGCCGCCATGAAAGAAGTCTCCGGCCCGGTGGTCGCCACTACCTTGGTGCTTCTTTCGGTTTTCGTGCCCATGACCATGATGGAAGGCATCACCGGCACCATGTTCAAACAATTTGCCGTGACTATCTCGGTGGCGACTGTCTTCAGCTCGATCTGCGCGCTCACCCTGAGTCCGGCCCTTTGCGGGATCCTGCTGAAAAAGCCACCGGGCGAAGCGAAAGGCCTCTACAAAGCCTTCAACTCCACACTCGCCGGTGCCAACAAAGGCTATGTCGCCATCGTACGCCGCACCTTGAAGCTGGTCGCGTTGGCGGTGATTCTATTCATCGGCGGCACGGTGCTCGCTGTGATGGGATTGGGCGGACTGCCCACCGGCTTCGTGCCTCAGGAGGATGAAGGCTACTGCATGATTAACATTCAGCTGCCCGACGGCGCCTCGGTCCAGCGAACCGACGAAGTCACCCGCCACGCGGAAGAACTGCTCTCCCAAATCGACGGGGTCAAAGACTACCTCGTCGTTAATGGGTACTCGATCGTCGACAGCGCCGTCGCCCCGAATACCGCGTTCATTCTGGTCACCTTCGATCCCTGGGATGATCGCAAAACTCCCGCGCTCCATCAGGATGCGCTGATCCCGAAGATCAACCAAAGCCTCGCCTCGATCCAGGAAGCCTCCGCATTCGCATTCCCAATGCCGTCTCTGCCTGGGGTCGGCATGTCCGGTGGATTCACCTTCATGCTCCAGGACCGCCAGGGCGCGGGGCTTGAGCAACTGCAAGCCGTCGCCGGTCAACTCAGTCAGGAAGCCACCGCACAATCTGGAATCGCCGGTGCCCGCTCCACCTTCCGTTCGTCGGTGCCGCAGTTATTCATCGACATCGACCGCGAGGCGGTAAAGCGCACCGGAACCTCAATGACCTCGGTTTTCGACACTTTGCAGATCTATCTCGGGTCTGCCTACATCAATGACTTCACGTTGTTTGGCCGCGTCTACCGTGTGACTGCCCAGGCCGATGGTGTGTTCCGCTCGGTTCCCAATGACGTCAACAAACTGCAACTCCGCGGCTCCAATGGTCAGATGATCCCTCTGGGGGCCGTGGCGGAAGTACGGGAAATCCTCGGACCACAAACCATCACCCGTTTCAACATGTACCCGGCCGCCCGTATCATGGGCAACCCAGCACCAGGCTTCAGTTCGGGACAAGCCATGGCCATCATGGAAGACATGGCCGACAAGAACCTGCCACCATCAATGGGCTACAGCTGGTCGGAGCTCTCATTCCAAGAGAAACAAGCCGCCGGTGGAATGGGCGCGATCTTCCTCTTCTCCATCCTGATGGTCTACCTGGTGCTCGCCGCCCAATACGAAAGCTGGACGCTCCCGATCTCGGTCTGTCTGGCGGTTCCCGTGGCCTTGCTCGGGTTGATTGCCGCCATCATTGCCCGCGGCATGGACAACAACGTCTACACTCAGATCGGCATCGTCTTGTTGATTGGACTTTCCGCCAAAACCGCCATCCTCCTCACCGAGTTCGCAGCGGTCAAGCGAGCCGAAGGCATGAGCATTTTCGACGCCGCCTGTGAAGCGGTCAAACTGCGCTTCCGTGCCGTACTCATGACCGCCCTCTCGTTTGTTCTTGGCGTCATCCCACTGGTCATCGCCTCCGGCGCCGGCGCGGAATCACGCCAGATCCTCGGCACCGCCGTGCTCGGCGGCATGCTCGCCGCCACCATCCTCGGCATGGCCATCGTCCCGATGCTCTATTACGTGGTCCAATCGATCACTGAGAAACTGACCAGCAAAGGGAAATAGCCCGATCTAAACGGTCACCACCTGCCGGATCGCTAAAAATTCCGCATATCGGAAGATCAGGGTGCATCCACCCACAAATGGCAGGCGTAGAGCACTTCGCCGCCGGCCTCCTCTGCAATCCCCCAATCAAGGATTTCCCCAGGATGTGCCAACGGCCCACCGGAAGCCCGCCTGCCCAACACAGGTTCCGGACTTCCACCCGAAGTTGCATCTAGCAACTCAACAAAGGAGGCCACGGACTCAACATCCGCGGCCTCTTATTTGTTACAGAGAACGAGTAGCCCGCTCAAAACCGACTGCAGAAAAGTTACAGCAATCGCGATTGCCATCACCTATTGAGGAAAGTTCAGCGAAAGGGCGTCAGCCATCCGGGTGACCGATACCGATCGAATTCCCCGCGTTTCCAGCGAGCGGGAGTTCCAGGCTAACACAAGCTGACGCCGGTACGGCTTCTTGGTTGGAAGCGCGAACGATTCGACAGACGCGCGGCTCAACCGATCGGCAAAAGCGGTGTGGGCGATCTCCGGCAAAATACCACAAGCGGTGCCCGACGAAATCAACGACGCCACCTGAATCAAGCTCGTGCATTCCACCGTCCGCCCGGAGGCTTTGACCTTGCCCGCATTGAGCAGATCGTGGGTAGCTTTCGCAAGCTGCCCCCCTGATGCCAGAATCGCCATCGGCAGCCGTTGCGGGCTCTTTCCCCTAGGGACGAAGAGCTTGTAACCAAATCCCGCCAATGCGACGTGGTGGATCGTTTTCGGGCAGTTCTTCAGCGCATCGTCCCGCACCACGAGAAAGTCGAGCTTGCCGGTGCGCAGTTGCTCGACTCCCTCAGCGCTTCGAACATTCGAGAGCTTCCAGTCAAACCGTGGCCCGAGAATCTCACTCCACTCGCCGAGGGACGGCGCAAGCAGCCATTCGACCACACTCGCCCCAGCTCCGACAGTCAGCGTCCGGCGGATGTCGTGAGCTTTGGCGGCGAATGCCTCCAAGGCCGAAAACTGCGAGCGAATGATTACCGCCAACTCCTCACCAGCCTCGGTAATCTCCAACCCATGACCAACGCGACGGGTCAGCTGTGCCCCGAAGAACTCTTCGAGCTCACGGATCTGGCGGCTGAACAAACTCTGCCGGGACGGGTCACGATCAGCGGCATCCGCGATACTCCCGGCTTCTGCAACGCGCAGAAAGTTATGCAGCCGGTCGATCGACAATCCATGACGGGAGAGAAGGGAGTCAAACACAACTTTATAGTCATATACCCTGCTATCCCAATCAATGCATAGTCACACTCATTTCCCTACCTTGGGGACGTGATGAGAAAACAACACTACGACGTAATTGGAGACATCCACGGAGCCTACCGTCA from Sulfuriroseicoccus oceanibius includes:
- a CDS encoding efflux RND transporter periplasmic adaptor subunit; the encoded protein is MTRQHIIVSLAAVAAVFTICGCGGKNEYAPPPTAPPVTVTTPEIRDEVVYRTFPATTAGVAEVDIRARVRGVLEERTFQEGAVVKEGERLFLIEQDQYEAAVQAATADVSRAKAALDLAKTNLGRLQRAGARAVSELDIETAQAQVAEAQAVLNQAEAKLDTAKLDLSYTDIKAPVSGRMSRALVDIGNLVGNNEATLLTTIINDEEIRVFFEVPERQMLEFYRYRANKAAEGINNKDVIEKVRLELADGTIYGELGEIDFIDNRVDESSRTASIRAIFPNPEYKLASGLFATIGYPEKIKDAVLIPALAVMQDLEGDFVWVVDESDTVRLRRVETGAVVTVKSDDPNVPNRREVIIQKGLGKDDRVIVAGLQRARDGSQVTPTMAENNAVKPEQPAELKLQKEQATQQ
- a CDS encoding efflux RND transporter permease subunit; translation: MFSKFFIDRPVFASVVSIVIVVLGAVALVALPVARYPDLAPPTIQVSCTYAGADARTVSDTVAATIEKEVNGVEGMIYMSSVCANDGSMNLTVTFESGTDLDIANVLVQNRVAVAQSRLPEEVKRTGVTVKKRSTDTVLYAGLISPDGTYDDAFLSNYANLNIRDEIYRVPGVGDVTVYGTGEFSMRIWLNPDQLRARKLAASDVISAVREQNIQVAAGKIGAAPSPEGTASEYVLSTTGRLSEVSEFENIVVATTEGGRTVRLRDVARVELGSNVYNFSSRLTGADSATIAIFQIPGSNVIEVADGVKETLARLKKDFPAGVDYHIVYDSTDVINASIKEVITTLIATLILVVLTVYIFLQNARATLIPAVAIPVSLIGTFFVLLLLGFSLNQLTLFGLVLVIGIVVDDAIIVVENTFVHLEKGLTGREAATAAMKEVSGPVVATTLVLLSVFVPMTMMEGITGTMFKQFAVTISVATVFSSICALTLSPALCGILLKKPPGEAKGLYKAFNSTLAGANKGYVAIVRRTLKLVALAVILFIGGTVLAVMGLGGLPTGFVPQEDEGYCMINIQLPDGASVQRTDEVTRHAEELLSQIDGVKDYLVVNGYSIVDSAVAPNTAFILVTFDPWDDRKTPALHQDALIPKINQSLASIQEASAFAFPMPSLPGVGMSGGFTFMLQDRQGAGLEQLQAVAGQLSQEATAQSGIAGARSTFRSSVPQLFIDIDREAVKRTGTSMTSVFDTLQIYLGSAYINDFTLFGRVYRVTAQADGVFRSVPNDVNKLQLRGSNGQMIPLGAVAEVREILGPQTITRFNMYPAARIMGNPAPGFSSGQAMAIMEDMADKNLPPSMGYSWSELSFQEKQAAGGMGAIFLFSILMVYLVLAAQYESWTLPISVCLAVPVALLGLIAAIIARGMDNNVYTQIGIVLLIGLSAKTAILLTEFAAVKRAEGMSIFDAACEAVKLRFRAVLMTALSFVLGVIPLVIASGAGAESRQILGTAVLGGMLAATILGMAIVPMLYYVVQSITEKLTSKGK
- a CDS encoding LysR family transcriptional regulator, which encodes MFDSLLSRHGLSIDRLHNFLRVAEAGSIADAADRDPSRQSLFSRQIRELEEFFGAQLTRRVGHGLEITEAGEELAVIIRSQFSALEAFAAKAHDIRRTLTVGAGASVVEWLLAPSLGEWSEILGPRFDWKLSNVRSAEGVEQLRTGKLDFLVVRDDALKNCPKTIHHVALAGFGYKLFVPRGKSPQRLPMAILASGGQLAKATHDLLNAGKVKASGRTVECTSLIQVASLISSGTACGILPEIAHTAFADRLSRASVESFALPTKKPYRRQLVLAWNSRSLETRGIRSVSVTRMADALSLNFPQ